The following are encoded in a window of Vigna unguiculata cultivar IT97K-499-35 chromosome 8, ASM411807v1, whole genome shotgun sequence genomic DNA:
- the LOC114195685 gene encoding 40S ribosomal protein S9-2, with product MVHVSFYRNYGKTFKKPRRPYEKERLDAELKLVGEYGLRCKRELWRVQYALSRIRNNARNLLTLDEKNPRRIFEGEALLRRMFRYGLLDETQNKLDYVLALTVENFLERRLQTLVFKSGMAKSIHHARVLIKQRHIRVGRQVVNIPSFLVRVDSQKHIDFSLTSPLGGGRPGRVKRRNQRAAAKKAAGGDGDEEDED from the exons ATGGTCCATGTGTCCTTTTACAGGAACT ATGGAAAGACGTTCAAGAAGCCGCGTCGTCCGTACGAGAAGGAGCGTTTGGACGCGGAGCTGAAGCTGGTGGGGGAGTACGGGTTACGGTGCAAGAGGGAGCTGTGGAGGGTTCAGTATGCCCTCAGCCGCATCCGCAACAACGCGCGTAATCTCCTCACTCTCGATGAGAAAAATCCGCGCCGGATCTTTGAGGGCGAGGCTCTCCTCCGCCGCATGTTCCGCTACGGTCTCCTCGACGAGACCCAGAACAAACTGGATTACGTCCTTGCACTCACTGTCGAGAACTTCCTCGAGCGCCGCCTCCAGACCCTCGTCTTCAAGTCCGGCATGGCCAAGTCTATCCACCATGCTAGGGTTCTCATCAAACAGAGACACATCAG GGTTGGTAGGCAAGTGGTGAACATCCCATCATTCTTGGTGAGGGTTGACTCACAGAAGCACATTGACTTTTCACTTACAAGTCCCCTTGGTGGAGGACGCCCTGGAAGAGTGAAGAGAAGGAACCAAAGGGCTGCTGCTAAGAAGGCCGCAGGTGGAGATGGAGATGAGGAAGATGAGGATTAG